A single region of the Lactobacillus xylocopicola genome encodes:
- a CDS encoding DUF2325 domain-containing protein produces the protein MFDYRNHLKQILERTTGDDRSLRNGLAAIKLLLGLADDESGATAANRSPEIRVDQAQLNHLLTSLTKLVQNPADASAQNVAIRALHQLMQAPESESTWRQNLTKLEEALRAAKTSQETTNRKIFEQALQVTKPPRRDYRKGKRYTVIRLLSGCDLINTGNRRVYTLAESQIHALNLSSGDIVEAVPASSPGYEAEILRVVGHRQLASMEVDQISTFKYAVVQGRAGHLAISRNVKGEKLRIRGKSVLLPVDASWYQEGGPGLSDGSIVDLAWYDGDVRIKKNPAAAVRIRWVYQVEQAERAARPLKKKAKQDRQLEELPRLDLDLHYQRVGIAVGNNQNEAILEGVVRRYHGLPFAIDAFQGKRKVIEQQLKDLDIVILVTAFAAHDSTWNISEYASKYNIKFAVSSSKGYQAFERALYRAEKGLPAYEGNQTIDYRRLAH, from the coding sequence ATGTTTGATTATCGTAATCACTTAAAGCAAATTCTAGAGCGAACGACAGGAGATGATCGCAGTCTGCGTAACGGCCTGGCGGCTATTAAACTGTTATTAGGGCTAGCCGACGATGAAAGTGGTGCAACGGCGGCTAACCGGTCACCAGAAATCAGGGTAGACCAGGCGCAACTCAATCATTTATTAACTAGTCTTACCAAGCTAGTCCAAAATCCAGCTGATGCGTCAGCTCAAAATGTTGCTATTAGGGCACTTCATCAACTAATGCAGGCACCTGAGAGCGAGTCAACTTGGCGGCAAAATCTGACCAAACTGGAAGAAGCACTACGTGCGGCTAAGACTAGCCAGGAAACAACTAACCGAAAAATCTTTGAACAGGCCTTGCAGGTAACTAAGCCGCCTCGCCGTGACTATCGCAAGGGCAAACGGTACACGGTTATTCGGCTTTTGTCTGGTTGTGACCTAATTAATACTGGCAACCGGCGGGTATATACTTTGGCAGAGAGTCAAATTCATGCCCTAAATTTAAGCAGTGGCGATATTGTGGAAGCAGTCCCGGCCAGCAGTCCCGGCTATGAAGCAGAAATTTTGCGGGTGGTCGGACATCGCCAGCTTGCTAGCATGGAAGTCGATCAAATTTCTACGTTTAAGTATGCCGTGGTTCAGGGGCGCGCAGGACACTTGGCAATTAGTCGCAATGTCAAGGGCGAAAAGCTAAGAATTCGCGGTAAGTCAGTGCTTTTACCAGTTGATGCGAGCTGGTATCAAGAAGGTGGACCGGGTCTTAGCGATGGTTCAATTGTTGACTTGGCCTGGTACGATGGTGATGTTCGGATCAAAAAGAATCCCGCAGCGGCTGTTCGGATACGCTGGGTTTACCAGGTTGAGCAGGCTGAGCGAGCAGCTCGCCCCCTCAAGAAAAAAGCTAAGCAGGATCGGCAACTTGAAGAACTGCCGCGCTTAGATCTGGATTTGCATTATCAGCGGGTAGGGATTGCCGTTGGCAACAATCAAAATGAAGCGATACTAGAGGGTGTGGTTAGGCGGTATCATGGTCTTCCGTTTGCAATTGATGCCTTCCAAGGCAAGCGGAAGGTAATTGAACAACAGCTTAAGGATTTGGATATCGTCATTTTGGTAACAGCCTTTGCCGCACACGATAGTACGTGGAATATTAGCGAATATGCTAGCAAATACAATATTAAGTTTGCCGTCAGTTCTAGCAAAGGTTATCAAGCCTTTGAACGGGCCTTATACCGTGCTGAAAAGGGCCTGCCTGCCTACGAGGGCAATCAGACTATTGATTACCGCAGGCTTGCGCACTAA
- a CDS encoding DUF2207 domain-containing protein encodes MKRKILKMLPLLAVFVAVLVHSQPVRAEVDYDLENNVAIAQVNNDGSLTMKRQITYKFNDNARGVYYKQNLGVGQTIANDRVLVQDNNEASRPAQKYTIERSNEGYRFKVYHAVSKGNSLTVTYKYTIKRAVTNFRDTAELNFMIIGNGWDTNIKHVEAKVLFPGPVKGLKAWAHGPLTGKIKVLPKKGQIVMTVDNLDGHTGVEVHTIFPISVTAGNQRVVNEDHRQYVLDQEAKLAREANHKRWRDNIFYFGLLAISLISGLRAIFVGFAAKQQGFKPTNPALLPHNYELPQVDPVSAQVLDRGAEPDSRAFTAYLLELAVQKKIKIEDYQVGRKTFYRITLLKGEITKEDPLLDTLFNSLGDGKSFTTDQLKHYHGKQLGKSFDIWAKYAYNDVADRGLLSLTQVELAIKFKAKIIIALCISFSTTLLAIMLFKRFVGPVVLGEGLILVLGIISLVVGSKRIGIYTAEGADETNKVRGFKHMLQDIGRFNMRDVGDLMLWEDIMPYAVTFGLATKVIKEMKVEFTDQELAQSTFYNDRWLYYNTGQESFAESFNTSFLSGVATGSSAAGGSSGGFSGGSSGGFGGGSGGGAF; translated from the coding sequence ATGAAACGAAAAATTCTAAAAATGTTGCCGCTACTAGCTGTATTCGTAGCTGTTTTAGTCCATAGTCAGCCAGTTCGAGCCGAGGTTGATTATGACCTTGAAAACAACGTGGCAATTGCCCAAGTCAACAATGATGGTTCGCTCACGATGAAGCGGCAGATTACTTATAAGTTTAATGATAACGCCCGCGGAGTCTACTATAAGCAAAACCTGGGAGTAGGCCAGACCATTGCTAATGACCGCGTGCTGGTCCAAGACAATAATGAAGCAAGCAGGCCCGCCCAGAAATATACGATTGAGCGCTCTAATGAGGGCTATCGTTTTAAGGTCTACCACGCAGTAAGCAAGGGCAACAGCTTGACGGTTACCTATAAATACACGATTAAGCGCGCTGTTACTAATTTTCGTGATACGGCTGAGTTGAACTTTATGATTATTGGTAATGGCTGGGACACAAACATAAAGCACGTTGAAGCCAAGGTGCTTTTTCCGGGGCCAGTTAAGGGGCTGAAGGCTTGGGCTCATGGCCCGCTTACCGGTAAGATTAAGGTCTTACCTAAAAAAGGCCAAATTGTGATGACTGTAGACAACCTTGACGGACATACCGGGGTGGAGGTTCACACAATCTTTCCAATCAGTGTTACGGCTGGTAACCAGCGGGTAGTTAACGAGGATCACCGGCAATATGTCCTGGATCAAGAAGCCAAACTTGCTCGCGAGGCCAACCACAAACGGTGGCGTGACAATATCTTTTACTTTGGCCTCCTGGCAATTAGCTTAATCAGCGGTCTACGGGCCATCTTTGTAGGTTTTGCGGCTAAACAACAGGGCTTTAAACCGACCAATCCAGCCTTACTTCCCCATAATTATGAATTGCCGCAAGTTGATCCAGTTTCTGCTCAAGTCCTGGACCGGGGTGCAGAACCTGATAGTCGCGCCTTTACCGCCTACTTGCTGGAGCTCGCCGTGCAAAAGAAAATCAAAATTGAAGATTACCAAGTAGGACGTAAGACATTCTATCGGATTACTTTGTTAAAAGGCGAAATAACTAAAGAAGATCCACTCCTCGATACTCTTTTCAATAGTTTGGGAGATGGTAAATCCTTTACTACTGACCAGTTGAAGCATTATCATGGCAAGCAACTAGGTAAAAGTTTCGATATTTGGGCCAAATACGCGTACAATGACGTCGCTGATCGCGGCCTGCTTTCTTTAACTCAGGTTGAGCTGGCTATCAAGTTCAAAGCTAAAATTATCATTGCTCTTTGTATCAGTTTTAGCACAACTCTCCTGGCAATAATGTTGTTCAAACGGTTTGTTGGGCCAGTGGTTTTAGGTGAAGGGCTAATCCTTGTCTTGGGTATTATCAGCTTAGTGGTCGGTTCCAAGCGCATTGGTATCTATACTGCAGAAGGTGCAGACGAGACCAACAAGGTGCGCGGCTTTAAGCACATGTTACAGGACATTGGGCGCTTCAATATGCGTGATGTTGGTGACCTCATGCTCTGGGAAGACATTATGCCCTACGCTGTGACCTTTGGCCTAGCAACTAAGGTAATCAAGGAAATGAAGGTTGAGTTTACGGATCAAGAATTAGCACAAAGCACTTTCTACAATGATCGCTGGCTATATTACAATACTGGTCAGGAGAGTTTTGCGGAGAGCTTTAATACTAGCTTTTTATCAGGGGTGGCAACCGGGTCTTCTGCTGCTGGGGGATCATCTGGCGGTTTTTCGGGTGGTTCATCCGGTGGTTTTGGAGGTGGCTCTGGCGGAGGCGCCTTTTAA
- a CDS encoding YitT family protein, which produces MKTQKHTWQYWLFFLAGLEIIAIAINFFYAPINIAAGGSTGISILVDAVWGINRSLTVFVVNALILALAVIFLGKETLKKVALGSMLLPALMAITPSFKLTSNNVLAVIYGGVLMGVGVSMLYRINASAGGTTIPPLIIKKYFYVEPALSLMVIDLSIIVLNLFVDGTEAFLLAAFSQVITTITMRYTETGFDKKYQVRIMSNRKLDEIRDMLQNDYDGLTVYNVVGGYSDKDMQQLVIVVDTNEYGQLVAKARAIDAEAFIVTENIAKVHGGKWQI; this is translated from the coding sequence ATGAAGACACAAAAACACACTTGGCAATATTGGCTATTTTTTCTGGCAGGCCTGGAAATAATTGCCATTGCAATCAACTTTTTTTACGCGCCAATCAACATTGCGGCAGGAGGTTCGACGGGAATTTCCATTCTAGTTGATGCCGTTTGGGGTATTAATCGCTCTTTGACCGTCTTTGTGGTTAATGCCCTGATTCTGGCACTGGCCGTAATATTTTTGGGTAAAGAAACACTCAAAAAGGTGGCTTTAGGCAGCATGCTTTTGCCGGCGCTAATGGCCATTACGCCCAGCTTTAAATTGACTTCCAACAACGTCCTGGCCGTGATTTACGGCGGTGTTTTGATGGGGGTCGGAGTCTCTATGCTATACCGCATTAACGCCTCAGCCGGCGGTACCACAATTCCGCCGCTAATTATCAAAAAATATTTTTATGTCGAACCAGCCTTGTCCCTAATGGTGATTGACCTTTCAATTATTGTTTTGAACCTTTTTGTAGATGGTACTGAAGCTTTTCTGTTAGCAGCCTTTTCCCAAGTAATTACCACAATTACGATGCGCTACACGGAAACCGGCTTTGACAAGAAGTACCAGGTGCGGATTATGAGTAATCGCAAGCTTGATGAAATTCGGGACATGCTCCAAAATGATTACGATGGATTGACTGTTTATAATGTGGTTGGTGGATATAGCGACAAGGACATGCAGCAATTGGTTATTGTAGTTGACACTAATGAATACGGTCAGCTGGTTGCCAAAGCTCGGGCAATTGACGCAGAGGCCTTTATTGTTACCGAAAACATCGCCAAGGTTCACGGCGGTAAGTGGCAAATCTAA